A DNA window from Zonotrichia leucophrys gambelii isolate GWCS_2022_RI chromosome 15, RI_Zleu_2.0, whole genome shotgun sequence contains the following coding sequences:
- the TRAFD1 gene encoding TRAF-type zinc finger domain-containing protein 1, whose amino-acid sequence MAIAAVPAAESRLCGNCKKDIPAVNFIIHEIHCRRNIEMCPYCSDSIPKSEMKNHIESEHVQVTCKCRMKMESSLLKDHEASSCPLRPVLCQFCDIQLAFNKLQEHELYCGARTEPCGRCGRHVLLRELPEHPRLCGARGPRGGGTPDTPGTPGTPDTRAGNSATATASRSEGGAAGKRRGAGDELDRPELLHPQLAEDWNAELDYVLALSLQSENNPQHNTAADIARDSWEWDYTKEPGQSAHRGGTELSSISCDSPGSFSTSNHSKIDKDMTMLPCEFCEELCPAGDLILHQTGCNPASAFASFSKRSSSPSPWEYSGESKSHRAVPPAQPQAVQAEGDILIPCEFCGIQLEEEILFHHQHHCDLRPASPTGGTAAEEVPAQPHGDRRESPEPARRRIRHQGDVSPWHAEGSGQLGLCPAVGTRLSTEVAKAGKAALSPPARGRPGRGTEGTRRDRGDSAAGTAARARAAQHCQAGTCTASASRASPAQPSSGATAAAGRSLGLWDGRSGLRRRSSKAKGQSPAAAGHPEE is encoded by the exons ATGGCCATCGCCGCCGTGCCCGCGGCCGAGTCCCGGCTCTGCGGCAACTG CAAAAAGGACATTCCTGCAGTCAATTTCATCATCCATGAAATCCACTGCAGAAGAAACATTGAAATGTGCCCCTACTGCAGCGACTCCATCCCAAAGTCTGAGATGAAGAACCACATTGAGTCTGAGCACGTGCAG GTCACCTGCAAGTGCAGGATGAAGATGGAGAGCAGCCTCCTGAAGGATCATGAG GCGTCCTCGTGCCCGCTGCGGCCCGTGCTGTGCCAGTTCTGTGACATCCAGCTGGCCTTCAACAAGCTCCAGGAGCACGAGCTCTACTGCGGGGCCAGGACCGAGCCCTGCGGCCGCTGCGGCCGCCACGTcctgctcagggagctgccGGAGCACCCGCGGCTCTGCGGGGCTCGGGGCCCCCGGGGCGGCGGGACCCCGGACACACCGGGCACACCGGGCACACCGGACACACGGGCCGGGAACAGCGCCACCGCCACCGCCTCCCGGAGTGAGGGGGGAGCCGCGGGGAAGCGGCGGGGAGCAG GGGATGAGCTGGACAGACCTGAGCTCCTTCATCCCCAGCTTGCTGAAGACTGGAATGCTGAGCTGGACTATGTGCTGGCTCTCAGCCTGCAGAGTGAGAATAACCCTCAGCATAACACTGCAGCTGACATTGCCAGGGATTCCTGGGAATGGGACTACACCAAAGAGCCTGGACAATCTGCCCACCGTGGGGGAACAGAGCTGTCCAGCATCTCCTGTGACTCTCCAGGCTCCTTTAGCACATCAAACCACAGCAAAATAG ACAAGGACATGACCATGTTGCCCTGCGagttctgtgaggagctgtgtcctgctggagaTCTGATCCTTCACCAG ACAGGGTGTAACCCAGCAAGTGCCTTTGCCTCGTTCAGCAAGAGAAGTTCTTCTCCAAGTCCATGGGAATACAGTGGGGAGTCCAAGAgccacagggctgtccctccagcccagccccaggctgtgcaggcagaagGAGACATCCTGATTCCATGTGAATTCTGTGGCatccagctggaggaggagattCTCTTCCATCACCAG CACCACTGTGACCTgcgccctgccagccccacgggtggcactgcagctgaggaggtgccagcccagccccacggGGACAGACGGGAATCGCCAGAGCCCGCTCGGCGACGGATCCGGCACCAAG gagatgTTTCCCCTTGGCACGCAgagggctctgggcagctggggctgtgccctgcagtgggCACCAGGCTGAGCACGGAGGTGGCCAAGGCTGGGAAGGCGGCGCTGTCCCCTCCggcgcggggccggcccggcaggggcactgaggggacacggagggacagaggggactctgcagctgggacagcagcccgggcaagagctgctcagcactgccaggcaggaACCTGCACTGCCAGCGCCTCCAGAgcctctccagcccagccaag ctctggtgccacagcagcagcaggacggagcctggggctgtgggacgGGCGCAGCGGCCTCCGGCGCCGGAGCTCcaag GCGAAAggccagagcccagcagccgCCGGACACCCGGAGGAGTGA